Proteins encoded by one window of Simiduia curdlanivorans:
- the pgl gene encoding 6-phosphogluconolactonase → MIKEYFFESKQALQAQLEQDLLAQVDLALASAGKASLLLSGGSTPGPVYEALGKVLDPRVQVALVDDRWVALDHKGSNEALLRNCFPAQQVIGMKTPDAKPQAAVAAVNQAYQQLHQPFAITVLGMGPDGHTASLFPNAEGLDAALAETAPNCVAITAKQSAVTGELVDRMTLSLNGILNSKKLILLITGDDKLAVYQQAKTVNNISDMPVAAVLQQQQVDLDVYWAK, encoded by the coding sequence GTGATTAAAGAATATTTTTTCGAATCTAAACAGGCACTGCAAGCGCAGCTAGAGCAAGACTTGTTGGCGCAGGTGGATCTGGCGCTAGCCTCCGCCGGCAAAGCCAGCTTGCTTTTATCCGGTGGCAGCACACCTGGCCCTGTGTATGAAGCCTTGGGTAAGGTGTTAGACCCGCGCGTGCAAGTGGCGTTGGTTGACGATCGCTGGGTTGCCTTGGATCACAAGGGTAGCAATGAAGCCCTGTTGCGTAACTGCTTTCCGGCCCAGCAAGTGATTGGCATGAAAACGCCGGATGCGAAACCCCAAGCGGCCGTTGCTGCAGTGAATCAAGCTTACCAACAATTGCATCAACCCTTTGCCATAACTGTATTGGGTATGGGCCCGGATGGGCACACCGCGTCGCTGTTTCCCAACGCCGAAGGACTAGACGCCGCACTTGCCGAGACAGCGCCAAACTGCGTGGCGATTACCGCCAAGCAAAGTGCGGTCACCGGTGAGTTGGTGGATCGCATGACGCTGTCGCTCAATGGCATTTTAAATAGTAAGAAATTAATTCTGTTGATCACCGGCGACGATAAGCTCGCGGTCTATCAACAGGCAAAAACAGTGAACAACATAAGTGATATGCCGGTCGCCGCGGTACTGCAACAGCAGCAGGTTGACTTGGATGTTTATTGGGCTAAATAG
- the edd gene encoding phosphogluconate dehydratase: MTSEATTKLNPVVAQVTATIIERSRASRADYLARMEAQAEQGPHRKTLPCGNLAHGFAACGSTDKDLLSQSDVANIAIVSSYNDMLSAHQPFEDTPKAIKKVIAAKGSVAQFAGGVPAMCDGITQGMPGMELSLFSRDVIAMSTAIALSHNMFDGALCLGVCDKIIPGMLIGALSFGHLPMIFIPAGPMPSGLPNDEKARIRQLFAQGKVGREELLAAESASYHSAGTCTFYGTANSNQLLMEIMGLHLPGSSFINPNTPLREALTAAASEQVLNLVKSGSDYRPLAKIVDEKAIVNAVVGLVATGGSTNHTMHLVAMAAAAGIVLTWDDFSALSAVIPSLTKIYPNGVADINHFQAAGGMSFLIATLLDAGLLHADVLTVHSEPGLQAYRTEPQLREGKLAWVDGPAESLDTSVLRSATDPFSADGGLKVLKGNLGRGVIKTSAVKEEYRVQEAPAIIFQSQAEFISAFQQGLLEKDFIAVLRYQGPRANGMPELHKLVPILGSLQDKGFKVGLVTDGRMSGASGKVAAAIHVTPEAAAGGAIGKVQNGDIVRLDATTGELNVLVDQAVLDARIVAMPDLSANQTGCGRELFAVLRNQVTGAGTGARSFDLSVDEGL, encoded by the coding sequence ATGACCTCTGAAGCAACAACCAAACTTAACCCCGTTGTGGCGCAAGTAACGGCCACAATTATCGAACGCAGCCGCGCTAGCCGCGCCGATTACCTCGCCCGGATGGAAGCGCAAGCGGAGCAGGGGCCACACCGTAAAACTTTGCCCTGCGGTAACCTCGCACACGGGTTTGCCGCCTGCGGTAGCACGGATAAAGATCTACTGTCGCAATCCGATGTGGCCAATATCGCTATCGTATCGTCCTACAACGACATGTTGTCGGCGCACCAGCCCTTCGAAGATACTCCGAAAGCTATTAAAAAAGTGATCGCCGCCAAGGGCAGTGTGGCGCAGTTCGCGGGCGGTGTTCCGGCTATGTGCGACGGTATAACCCAGGGCATGCCGGGCATGGAGTTGTCGCTGTTTTCTCGCGATGTTATCGCCATGTCTACCGCTATTGCGTTGTCGCACAATATGTTTGATGGCGCCCTATGCCTAGGTGTTTGCGATAAAATTATTCCTGGCATGTTAATCGGCGCTTTATCCTTCGGCCACTTGCCGATGATTTTTATTCCCGCCGGGCCAATGCCCTCGGGTTTACCGAATGATGAAAAAGCCCGGATTCGACAGTTGTTTGCCCAGGGAAAAGTCGGGCGCGAAGAATTATTGGCAGCGGAAAGCGCCAGCTACCACTCTGCTGGCACCTGTACCTTCTACGGCACGGCAAATTCCAATCAGCTGTTAATGGAAATCATGGGCCTGCATCTGCCCGGTAGTTCTTTTATTAACCCCAATACACCGCTGCGTGAAGCCTTAACCGCTGCCGCCAGTGAACAAGTATTAAATTTGGTTAAGAGCGGTTCCGATTACCGCCCGCTGGCAAAAATTGTCGATGAAAAGGCTATCGTCAACGCCGTGGTTGGCTTGGTGGCAACCGGTGGCTCAACTAATCACACCATGCATTTGGTGGCTATGGCGGCGGCTGCCGGCATTGTTTTAACCTGGGACGATTTCTCGGCGCTGTCGGCGGTTATTCCGTCGCTGACAAAAATTTATCCCAATGGCGTGGCCGATATTAACCATTTCCAAGCGGCTGGCGGCATGTCATTTTTAATTGCGACGCTGCTAGACGCGGGTCTGCTGCATGCCGATGTGCTCACCGTTCACAGCGAGCCGGGTTTGCAGGCCTATCGCACCGAGCCGCAATTGCGCGAAGGTAAGCTAGCTTGGGTTGATGGCCCAGCGGAATCGCTCGATACCAGCGTATTGCGTTCGGCGACAGATCCGTTCAGTGCCGATGGCGGTTTAAAAGTACTGAAAGGTAATTTAGGGCGTGGTGTTATTAAAACCTCTGCGGTAAAAGAGGAGTATCGCGTACAAGAGGCGCCGGCGATTATCTTTCAAAGTCAGGCCGAGTTTATTTCGGCGTTTCAGCAAGGCTTGTTAGAAAAAGATTTTATCGCCGTGCTGCGCTATCAGGGGCCGCGCGCCAACGGCATGCCGGAGTTACATAAGTTGGTGCCCATCCTCGGCAGCTTGCAAGACAAGGGCTTTAAAGTTGGCTTGGTAACCGATGGCCGTATGAGTGGCGCCTCAGGCAAAGTTGCCGCCGCCATTCACGTGACCCCGGAAGCAGCGGCCGGCGGCGCCATCGGCAAGGTTCAGAATGGCGATATCGTGCGCTTGGATGCCACCACAGGTGAATTAAATGTACTGGTCGATCAAGCCGTGCTGGATGCGCGTATTGTTGCCATGCCGGATTTGTCGGCCAATCAAACGGGCTGCGGTAGAGAATTGTTTGCAGTGCTGCGCAATCAAGTAACCGGTGCCGGCACTGGCGCGCGTAGTTTTGATTTGTCGGTAGATGAGGGCTTGTGA
- the glk gene encoding glucokinase: MASTNFAQNPQTIFPYVVADIGGTNARWGLVTALEASGHYRIESIKTFENKTHPKFEDSLAAYIDYLAGVQVRHVCVALAGPVLGDRIEMTNINWSFSVREVEAAFSLQKLLIVNDFTALAYATSALVGEQLITIKPGQQKHAPRAILGPGTGLGMASLIPVGETWLPLSGEGGHTAFAPRGEEEIALCQYLQNKQGYLSKETFLSGAGLERIYAGLAAVRGQTIAPKSAAAISATAVSGEDALAVDTLNLFCAVMGSAAADLALTVGALGGVFLGGGILPRVREFLLQSPFVERFCDKAVMSHYVREIPVFLIVADEPALIGAAALLAEHS, from the coding sequence TTGGCATCAACAAATTTCGCGCAAAACCCGCAAACTATTTTTCCCTATGTGGTGGCCGATATCGGCGGCACTAATGCGCGTTGGGGTTTGGTGACGGCGCTAGAGGCCAGCGGCCACTATCGCATCGAGTCAATTAAAACCTTTGAAAATAAAACCCATCCCAAGTTTGAAGACTCGCTCGCGGCTTATATCGATTACTTAGCCGGCGTGCAGGTTCGCCATGTCTGCGTAGCCTTAGCGGGCCCGGTTTTAGGCGACCGCATAGAGATGACCAATATCAATTGGTCCTTTTCCGTGCGCGAAGTCGAGGCCGCGTTTTCATTGCAAAAACTGTTAATCGTCAACGACTTTACCGCCTTAGCTTATGCCACCAGTGCGCTAGTAGGCGAGCAGTTAATTACCATAAAACCGGGTCAGCAAAAGCATGCCCCGCGCGCCATTCTCGGCCCTGGCACCGGTTTGGGTATGGCGTCGCTTATTCCCGTGGGTGAAACTTGGTTGCCGCTAAGCGGTGAGGGCGGCCACACCGCCTTTGCGCCCCGCGGTGAAGAAGAAATTGCGCTGTGCCAATATTTACAAAACAAGCAAGGCTACCTTTCCAAAGAGACCTTCCTATCTGGCGCGGGGCTAGAGCGAATTTACGCTGGTTTAGCAGCTGTTCGCGGCCAAACCATCGCGCCGAAATCGGCTGCCGCAATCAGCGCTACCGCTGTGTCTGGCGAAGATGCTTTGGCGGTCGATACGCTGAATTTATTTTGCGCTGTGATGGGGTCTGCGGCTGCTGATTTAGCCTTAACAGTTGGCGCCTTAGGCGGTGTTTTTTTGGGTGGCGGTATTTTACCGAGGGTGCGTGAGTTTTTGTTGCAAAGCCCGTTTGTAGAAAGGTTTTGCGATAAAGCGGTGATGTCGCACTATGTAAGAGAGATACCTGTTTTTCTAATCGTGGCTGATGAGCCTGCACTTATCGGTGCAGCTGCTTTATTGGCTGAACATTCGTAA
- a CDS encoding bifunctional 4-hydroxy-2-oxoglutarate aldolase/2-dehydro-3-deoxy-phosphogluconate aldolase, whose product MFSAIERVVNAAPVVPVMVIEKIEHAVPLARALVAGGLPVLEITLRTDCALEAIKQIKAEVEGAIVGAGTVNTPADVERAVAAGSEFLVSPGSTPALIDAAIASGVPLLPGVNSPSEVMALMERGLRYLKFFPAEAAGGVPMLKSISGPLPQVKFCPTGGVSLKNLNDYLGLPNVVCVGGSWMAPVELMRAGDWAGIEKLAREARAAAGK is encoded by the coding sequence ATGTTTTCAGCAATTGAACGAGTTGTAAATGCGGCGCCAGTGGTTCCGGTGATGGTTATCGAAAAAATTGAGCACGCCGTGCCCTTGGCCAGAGCCTTAGTGGCAGGTGGCCTGCCAGTGCTTGAAATCACCTTGCGCACCGATTGCGCGCTTGAGGCGATCAAACAAATTAAAGCCGAAGTTGAAGGCGCCATCGTTGGCGCTGGCACGGTCAATACGCCCGCCGATGTCGAGCGCGCTGTGGCGGCCGGCTCCGAATTTTTGGTGTCTCCCGGATCAACCCCCGCCTTGATCGACGCAGCAATTGCTTCGGGCGTGCCTTTGTTGCCGGGAGTAAATTCGCCTAGCGAAGTGATGGCATTAATGGAGCGCGGTTTGCGCTATTTGAAGTTTTTCCCCGCCGAAGCGGCTGGCGGCGTGCCCATGTTGAAGTCCATCAGCGGCCCGCTACCCCAAGTGAAGTTTTGCCCAACCGGTGGCGTTAGCTTGAAAAATCTCAATGATTATTTGGGTTTGCCCAATGTGGTTTGCGTTGGCGGTAGCTGGATGGCGCCGGTTGAACTGATGCGTGCCGGCGATTGGGCCGGTATCGAGAAGTTAGCGCGTGAAGCGCGCGCAGCCGCTGGCAAGTAG
- the gap gene encoding type I glyceraldehyde-3-phosphate dehydrogenase — protein MIKVAINGYGRIGRNTLRALYESALKDKIQIVAINDLGDAKMNAHLTRYDTVHGKFAGTVEVDGNAMIVNGDVIQIFSERDPKNLPWAQLGVDVVYECTGFFTSKAKASAHIDAGAKKVIISAPAADADITVVYGVNHDKLTKDHQVISNASCTTNCLAPVAKVLNDAIGIEQGMMTTVHAYTNDQKLNDVYHDDMYRARSATQSMIPTKTGAASAVSLVLPELKGKLDGMAVRVPTINVSLVDFNFLASRETSAEEVNALIEKASAGALKNVLGYNLEPLVSIDFNHNTHSSVFDGTQTKVAGKWVKVMSWYDNEWGFSNRMLDNTIALMNAK, from the coding sequence ATGATTAAAGTAGCAATTAACGGCTATGGCCGAATCGGTCGAAATACCTTGCGCGCGCTCTATGAGAGTGCACTTAAGGATAAAATTCAAATTGTTGCTATTAACGATTTGGGTGATGCCAAAATGAATGCGCATCTCACTCGCTACGATACCGTGCATGGTAAGTTTGCCGGCACTGTCGAGGTGGATGGTAATGCGATGATCGTCAATGGCGATGTGATCCAGATCTTCTCCGAGCGCGACCCAAAGAATCTACCTTGGGCGCAATTAGGCGTCGATGTTGTCTATGAGTGCACGGGTTTCTTTACCAGTAAAGCTAAGGCAAGCGCGCACATTGATGCCGGTGCTAAGAAAGTTATTATTTCCGCGCCCGCAGCCGACGCCGACATTACCGTGGTTTACGGTGTTAACCATGACAAGTTGACCAAAGATCATCAAGTTATCTCCAATGCGTCCTGCACCACTAACTGTTTGGCACCCGTTGCCAAAGTGTTGAATGATGCCATCGGTATTGAGCAGGGCATGATGACCACCGTGCATGCTTACACCAATGATCAGAAGTTAAACGATGTTTACCACGATGACATGTACCGTGCTCGCAGCGCTACCCAGTCGATGATTCCTACCAAGACGGGTGCAGCCTCCGCTGTGTCTCTGGTGCTGCCTGAGTTAAAGGGCAAGCTCGACGGCATGGCCGTGCGTGTGCCGACAATCAATGTGAGCTTAGTGGATTTCAACTTCCTAGCCAGCCGTGAAACCAGCGCCGAAGAAGTGAATGCGTTGATTGAAAAAGCCAGTGCTGGTGCTCTGAAAAATGTCTTGGGTTACAATCTCGAGCCGTTGGTCAGTATCGACTTCAACCACAATACTCACTCTTCGGTATTCGATGGCACCCAAACTAAGGTGGCCGGAAAGTGGGTCAAGGTAATGAGCTGGTACGACAACGAATGGGGTTTCTCAAATCGTATGCTCGATAACACCATCGCATTGATGAATGCAAAGTAA
- the pyk gene encoding pyruvate kinase, protein MLRRTKIVSTLGPATDDPAVLERLILAGVDVVRLNFSHGQPEDHQLRANLVREFAAKHNRHVAVLGDLQGPKIRIARFKTSKIELAKGDKFFLDSELDTNAGDQNGVGIDYKELPGDSRSGDILLLDDGRVVFEVDQVVGTRIFCTVTVGGPLSNNKGINRQGGGLSAPALTEKDHRDIELAAKIGVDYLAVSFPRKASDIHRARDLLIKAGGSARIVAKIERAETVFDTDCLDDIICASDAVMVARGDLGVEIGDAALIGVQKDLISRARRLNKVVITATQMMESMINSPMPTRAEVFDVANAVLDGTDAVMLSAETAAGKYPIETVEAMVRVILGAETHPKANSSLESFNMSLASVDQSIAIAAMFAATRMQGVKAIICMTESGSTPLLMSRISSGLPIFAFSRQKETQARVAMFRGVHSIPFDNKEIANELVNQSAVDELKKRGIVNDGDLVVITKGDFMNVLGGTNTMKIVKVGQAVK, encoded by the coding sequence ATGTTAAGAAGAACCAAGATTGTTTCCACACTAGGTCCTGCAACGGATGATCCAGCGGTATTGGAGCGTTTGATTCTGGCAGGTGTCGATGTTGTGCGTTTAAATTTTTCCCACGGTCAGCCTGAAGACCATCAGTTGCGAGCGAACTTGGTGCGCGAGTTTGCCGCCAAACACAATCGCCACGTAGCGGTACTCGGTGATTTGCAAGGGCCTAAAATTCGTATTGCTCGTTTTAAAACTAGCAAAATTGAATTAGCCAAAGGCGATAAGTTTTTTCTCGACTCTGAATTAGATACCAATGCCGGTGATCAGAACGGTGTTGGCATCGACTATAAAGAGTTGCCTGGCGATTCGCGCTCTGGCGACATCTTGTTACTCGATGACGGTCGTGTTGTATTCGAAGTAGATCAAGTGGTTGGTACCCGTATTTTTTGTACCGTCACTGTCGGTGGTCCGCTGTCCAACAATAAGGGCATTAATAGGCAGGGCGGTGGACTTTCTGCGCCGGCCTTGACCGAAAAAGATCATCGCGATATTGAATTGGCGGCAAAAATTGGCGTCGATTACTTAGCCGTGTCTTTCCCGCGTAAAGCCAGCGATATTCACCGCGCGCGCGATCTGTTGATTAAGGCGGGTGGTTCTGCACGCATCGTTGCTAAAATTGAGCGCGCTGAAACTGTATTCGATACAGATTGCCTAGACGATATTATCTGCGCATCCGATGCGGTGATGGTAGCGCGTGGTGACTTGGGTGTTGAAATTGGCGATGCCGCGCTGATTGGCGTGCAAAAAGATTTGATCAGCCGTGCCCGTCGCTTGAACAAGGTGGTGATTACGGCGACGCAAATGATGGAGTCTATGATCAATAGCCCTATGCCAACCCGCGCTGAGGTGTTTGACGTAGCTAACGCAGTCTTAGATGGCACCGATGCGGTGATGTTGTCGGCCGAAACGGCAGCGGGTAAATACCCGATCGAAACCGTTGAGGCGATGGTGCGAGTCATCTTGGGCGCAGAAACCCATCCCAAGGCTAACTCGTCGCTCGAGTCATTCAATATGAGTTTGGCATCGGTTGATCAGTCTATCGCCATTGCGGCCATGTTTGCTGCAACCCGTATGCAGGGCGTGAAAGCCATTATCTGTATGACGGAATCGGGTAGCACGCCTTTGTTGATGTCTCGTATTAGCTCTGGCCTACCGATTTTTGCCTTCAGTCGACAGAAAGAAACTCAGGCGCGTGTGGCCATGTTTCGCGGTGTGCACAGCATCCCCTTCGATAACAAAGAAATTGCCAATGAATTGGTCAATCAAAGTGCTGTTGATGAACTGAAAAAACGTGGCATTGTTAATGATGGTGACTTGGTTGTTATTACCAAGGGCGATTTCATGAATGTGTTAGGCGGTACTAATACCATGAAGATCGTTAAAGTAGGGCAGGCGGTTAAGTAA
- a CDS encoding LacI family DNA-binding transcriptional regulator produces MAKATIDDVAALAGVSIKTVSRVVNSEPNVRAATREKVQKAIDKLGYHPSQSARSLASNRSFLVALLYDNPSASYVIDVQNGILAECRPAGYDLLIHPCDHADPELEQQVVSLVRQSRVDGVVLTPPLSDHENLVRRLMELHISVVVIAPAQDAIPCSSVMTNDEEAAFAMTSRLLEKGHRRIGYILGHPDHKAMANRYQGYQKALMYQGIPVEKRLVVQGMNSFESGYYAAEKLLLSANPPSAIFASNDDMAAGAIKLAHKLGKKIPSDVAIAGFDDIPAAEQLWPGLTTVRQPIVEMARQAAQLMLMQLRSSEPVVQHQRVKSTLIQRESV; encoded by the coding sequence TTGGCAAAAGCAACCATCGATGATGTAGCAGCCTTGGCTGGTGTGTCGATCAAAACCGTTTCTCGCGTGGTTAATAGCGAACCTAACGTGCGAGCGGCTACCCGGGAAAAAGTGCAAAAAGCGATCGACAAGTTGGGCTATCACCCGAGTCAGTCAGCGCGAAGCCTGGCGAGCAACCGCTCATTCTTGGTTGCGCTTTTGTATGACAATCCATCGGCCAGTTATGTCATCGATGTGCAAAACGGTATCTTAGCCGAGTGCCGACCCGCTGGTTACGACTTGTTAATTCATCCCTGCGATCACGCAGACCCAGAGCTAGAGCAACAGGTTGTCAGCCTCGTGCGTCAATCGAGAGTGGACGGTGTGGTGTTAACACCACCCTTGTCTGACCATGAAAATCTGGTGCGGCGCTTGATGGAGTTGCACATTTCAGTGGTGGTGATAGCGCCGGCTCAAGACGCCATACCCTGTTCCAGCGTGATGACCAATGATGAGGAGGCCGCTTTTGCCATGACTTCTCGCTTACTCGAAAAGGGCCATCGGCGCATCGGTTATATTTTGGGTCACCCGGATCACAAAGCCATGGCGAATCGCTATCAGGGCTACCAAAAGGCGTTGATGTACCAAGGTATCCCCGTGGAAAAGCGCTTGGTCGTGCAAGGCATGAACAGTTTTGAATCGGGCTATTACGCGGCGGAAAAATTGCTGTTGTCGGCAAATCCGCCCAGCGCTATTTTTGCCAGCAATGACGATATGGCCGCGGGCGCCATTAAGTTAGCCCACAAACTTGGCAAAAAAATTCCCAGTGACGTGGCCATAGCGGGCTTCGATGATATTCCTGCGGCCGAGCAACTGTGGCCGGGTTTGACCACCGTGCGCCAACCCATCGTAGAGATGGCGCGCCAGGCTGCGCAGCTGATGTTAATGCAGCTCAGATCCTCTGAGCCGGTTGTGCAACACCAGCGCGTTAAGTCGACCTTGATTCAGCGCGAGTCGGTTTAG
- a CDS encoding type I secretion system permease/ATPase: MNSEALAGVSQEKSQRQHDPLLECLLSLAKREHRQCSATSLVAGLPLVDNRLSPDLFVRAAKRAGLSAKVAKRTLAEIPSLVLPVVLLLEDNQAVVLLKREDSGDLLLLDTATDGRVTLSADELAKSYTGYCIFCKPEHRYDERTLELARQHDGHWFWRVIGKSWRIYRDVLVASVLINLFALANPLFVMNVYDRVVPNAALETLWVLAIGVMLVYGFDLILKLLRNYFIEVAGKKADVQLSAYIFERVLGARYEEHPQSVGVFASQLREFESIRSFITSSTVTAFVDLPFTVLFLVVIAYLGGPLVLVPLSAIPIILIFSWYMQRKLGFAVEETYRSSAQKNATLVETLTALETVKLIGAEGRLQRSWEKSVGHLAQWGQRVKLLTSTTTAGAGMVQQVAGVVVVIVGVYQIAERDLTMGGLIACVMLAARAMAPMAQVSGLMVNFHQTKTALESLDAIVNKPQERDDDKPFVARSQLKGKITFDKVTFSYPGEKQTAVEQVSFTIDAGEHVAIIGRIGSGKTTLQKLMTGLYRPSQGAVLIDGVDQSQIDPADLRAHIGSVPQDVTLFFGSVRENILYGNPMATDEDVIRAAQISGVSEFVNAHPNGLDRQVGERGSALSGGQRQSIAIARAVLNQPPIYILDEPSTAMDNSTEERLKRHLTQTCDGKTLIVVTHKTSLLTLVDRIIVLDQGRLIADGPKDSVLEALKKGQLRVSPAH, encoded by the coding sequence ATGAATTCAGAAGCCTTGGCAGGCGTTTCTCAGGAAAAAAGCCAGCGGCAGCATGATCCACTGTTGGAATGCCTACTTTCTTTGGCTAAGCGAGAGCATCGCCAGTGTTCGGCCACGTCCCTCGTGGCAGGCCTGCCACTAGTGGATAATCGTCTTTCGCCCGATTTATTTGTGCGCGCGGCCAAGCGCGCAGGGTTATCAGCCAAGGTGGCCAAGCGCACATTGGCTGAAATTCCCTCGCTGGTTTTACCCGTTGTACTTTTACTTGAAGACAATCAAGCGGTGGTCTTGCTCAAGCGTGAAGACAGCGGCGACTTACTTTTGCTCGATACGGCAACTGATGGCCGTGTCACGCTGAGCGCCGATGAACTGGCTAAATCTTATACCGGCTATTGTATTTTTTGTAAGCCAGAGCACCGCTATGACGAGCGCACCTTGGAGTTGGCGCGCCAGCACGATGGGCACTGGTTTTGGCGGGTGATTGGCAAATCTTGGCGGATTTATCGCGATGTTTTAGTGGCTTCTGTTTTAATCAACCTGTTTGCCCTAGCTAATCCGCTGTTTGTCATGAATGTGTACGACCGGGTGGTACCCAATGCCGCCTTGGAAACTTTATGGGTCTTAGCCATTGGCGTGATGTTGGTGTATGGCTTCGATTTAATTTTAAAGTTATTGCGCAATTACTTTATCGAGGTGGCGGGGAAGAAAGCCGATGTACAGTTGTCGGCCTATATATTCGAACGCGTGCTCGGGGCCCGCTATGAAGAACATCCGCAATCAGTGGGTGTGTTTGCCAGCCAATTGCGCGAATTTGAATCGATCAGAAGTTTTATTACCAGCTCCACGGTAACGGCCTTTGTCGATCTCCCTTTTACGGTCTTATTTCTTGTTGTGATCGCTTATCTGGGTGGTCCCTTAGTGTTGGTGCCCTTGAGTGCTATCCCCATCATCTTAATTTTCTCTTGGTATATGCAGCGCAAATTGGGTTTTGCCGTAGAGGAAACCTATCGCTCCTCGGCTCAGAAAAATGCCACCTTGGTGGAAACCTTAACGGCCTTAGAGACAGTGAAACTGATTGGCGCCGAAGGCCGGTTGCAGCGCTCGTGGGAAAAGTCGGTTGGGCATCTGGCGCAGTGGGGGCAAAGGGTCAAATTGCTGACCTCTACCACCACGGCCGGCGCCGGCATGGTGCAACAGGTGGCGGGCGTGGTTGTGGTAATTGTTGGCGTGTATCAAATTGCCGAACGCGACCTCACCATGGGTGGGTTAATTGCCTGCGTGATGCTAGCGGCCAGAGCTATGGCGCCTATGGCGCAGGTGTCTGGGCTCATGGTGAATTTCCATCAAACCAAGACGGCGCTAGAATCTCTCGATGCCATCGTGAATAAGCCCCAGGAGCGGGATGATGACAAACCCTTTGTGGCGCGCTCGCAGTTAAAAGGCAAAATTACCTTCGATAAAGTGACCTTTTCCTACCCGGGTGAAAAGCAAACGGCGGTCGAGCAGGTTAGTTTCACAATTGATGCCGGCGAGCACGTTGCCATTATCGGCCGCATCGGCTCGGGCAAAACAACGCTGCAGAAATTAATGACCGGCTTGTATCGGCCATCGCAAGGCGCGGTGTTGATTGATGGGGTCGATCAAAGTCAAATTGACCCGGCGGATTTACGCGCGCACATCGGCTCGGTACCACAGGATGTGACCTTGTTTTTTGGCTCGGTGCGGGAAAATATTTTATACGGTAACCCCATGGCCACCGATGAGGATGTGATTCGCGCAGCCCAGATTAGCGGCGTATCCGAATTTGTTAATGCCCACCCCAATGGCTTGGATCGGCAGGTGGGTGAGCGCGGCTCAGCGTTATCGGGCGGGCAACGGCAGAGTATTGCCATCGCGCGCGCGGTGCTCAACCAACCGCCCATTTATATCTTGGACGAACCCAGCACGGCAATGGATAACAGCACGGAAGAGCGCTTGAAGCGTCACCTCACGCAAACCTGCGATGGTAAAACCTTAATTGTCGTGACCCACAAAACCTCGCTGTTGACCTTGGTTGATCGCATTATTGTTTTAGATCAGGGGCGGTTGATTGCCGATGGTCCGAAAGATTCCGTGCTAGAAGCACTTAAAAAGGGGCAGCTTCGTGTTTCACCCGCTCACTAA